A genomic segment from Lutzomyia longipalpis isolate SR_M1_2022 chromosome 3, ASM2433408v1 encodes:
- the LOC129792680 gene encoding uncharacterized protein LOC129792680, producing MSRLDDLFGKKRDVVLVLDLSKQIITSRDDFKRLLEKVPDYKMRPIKVRSDEIKIKEKDWSFKMPRKELTMLLRTGGVRDVPHQYLDPIPTEMRGVTVAELCPVSIDWKMLTTLRPRTKVEEDFFSRLVELGKLQLRTETRDKRANLLIASQRRTKNRNGVVETRIFSCAECLEEFCTGRGCTDYNYDFYMRTPPIAVTGPTEVHTAKKSGNAERIFASLTTPKGKRNAPGKKRRGGRKRSPSKKGQKHSKGD from the coding sequence atgagCCGTTTAGATGATCTTTTTGGAAAGAAGCGCGATGTGGTCCTTGTATTGGATCTCTCAAAGCAAATCATCACATCGAGAGATGACTTCAAGAGACTCCTGGAGAAGGTTCCCGACTACAAGATGCGCCCCATAAAGGTACGTTCGGATGAGATAAAGATTAAAGAGAAAGATTGGTCATTTAAGATGCCACGCAAAGAGCTAACAATGCTCCTCAGAACTGGTGGTGTCCGAGACGTTCCTCATCAATATCTCGATCCAATTCCAACGGAAATGCGAGGTGTGACCGTTGCGGAACTCTGCCCCGTGTCCATTGATTGGAAAATGCTCACCACCCTGCGACCACGTACAAAGGTTGAAGAAGACTTCTTCAGTCGACTCGTTGAACTGGGGAAGCTCCAATTGCGTACGGAAACGCGCGATAAGAGAGCAAATCTCCTCATTGCCTCGCAGAGACGGACAAAAAATCGCAACGGTGTCGTTGAGAcgagaatattttcttgtgcTGAATGTTTGGAAGAATTCTGCACGGGGCGTGGATGTACGGACTACAATTATGATTTCTACATGAGAACACCCCCAATTGCCGTTACGGGGCCCACAGAGGTTCATACAGCCAAGAAATCCGGGAATGCTGAGAGAATTTTTGCCAGTCTTACGACACCAAAGGGCAAGCGAAATGCTCCTGGGAAAAAACGTCGCGGAGGACGTAAGCGGAGCCCCTCGAAGAAGGGTCAAAAGCATTCCAAGGGAGATTAG
- the LOC129792628 gene encoding facilitated trehalose transporter Tret1-2 homolog produces MPEEKVQGKSSEPLSKGEKIEPFEEDQLIFGNATHKKFSPLWRQVWAASGAILATISAGMTSGYSATLLPQLQANDSEIVITHDESTWIASMAALPMAAGCLMAGYMIELCGRRMSHLILCVPFVVGWVMIGMARTIIWILIGRFLTGLCVGLLGPVGTVFIGETSGPKYRGILLAAISLAIAVGILIAHIIGTFLNWKVTAIICGIFPLLCYIVVFFVPESPSWLLSKGDVSKATDAFFWLRGYDEESIAELKSLMKKYQKIEGQKVTWAETFDRLRQPTFWKPMVILLIFFFALQFSGVNTVAFYSVTIMKDTLGDGINEYLAMIILDIVRTIMSVIACILLRVAGKRPLSITSAFGAAFSIFGLSAFLLLAPPNSTSLAWIPLTCLVAYICFVSIGLMPIPWCLTGELFPLSVRGVGSGISSAFNFFTFYVVVQTGPYMFRSLTTPITFAIYGAVAFLGGIFLVFFLPETRNKTLQEIEETYMRWKDKSQP; encoded by the exons ATGCCAGAGGAGAAGGTCCAGGGCAAATCTTCGGAGCCACTGAGCAAGGGCGAAAAAATTGAACCATTCGAGGAGGATCAACTGATATTTGGCAATGCAACACACAAGAAGTTTTCACCTCTATGGCGACAG gtTTGGGCCGCATCTGGCGCAATTCTAGCCACAATTTCTGCAGGAATGACATCAGGATACTCAGCCACACTCTTACCTCAACTCCAGGCGAATGATAGTGAGATTGTAATTACACATGATGAATCCACCTGGATTGCCTCAATGGCGGCCTTGCCTATGGCTGCTGGATGCCTCATGGCGGGATATATGATTGAGCTCTGTGGAAGGAGAATGTCCCACTTGATCCTATGCGTACCCTTTGTCGTTGGTTGGGTAATGATTGGTATGGCGCGCACAATCATCTGGATTCTCATTGGAAGATTCCTCACGGGGCTGTGTGTTGGACTCTTAGGACCTGTGGGAACAGTATTTATTGGAGAAACTAGTGGCCCCAAGTATCGGGGGATTCTCCTTGCCGCCATTTCATTAGCAATTGCTGTGGGTATTCTTATTGCACATATCATAGGGACTTTTCTCAATTGGAAAGTCACCGCAATTATTTGCGGAATTTTCCCATTACTGTGCTACATTGTGGTCTTCTTCGTACCTGAAAGTCCTTCGTGGTTGTTGTCGAAAGGGGATGTGTCCAAGGCGACAGACGCTTTTTTCTGGCTCCGTGGATATGATGAGGAATCCATTGCAGAGCTAAAGAGCTTAATGAAGAAGTACCAAAAGATCGAAGGACAAAAGGTTACGTGGGCAGAAACATTCGATAGGCTCAGACAACCTACATTTTGGAAGCCAATGGTTATCCtactaattttcttctttgcccTCCAATTTTCCGGCGTGAATACTGTTGCATTTTATTCAGTGACCATCATGAAGGATACCCTCGGAGATGGGATTAATGAATATCTAGCCATGATCATACTGGACATTGTACGTACCATTATGTCCGTCATAGCATGCATACTGCTGAGGGTGGCTGGGAAGAGACCTCTATCGATTACAAGTGCCTTTGGAGCGGCATTCTCCATCTTCGGACTGTCAGCTTTCCTCCTATTAGCACCACCAAATTCCACATCACTCGCTTGGATTCCTCTGACATGTCTCGTTGCATACATTTGCTTCGTCAGCATTGGACTTATGCCTATTCCATGGTGTCTCACTGGGGAGCTCTTCCCGCTCTCAGTGCGTGGCGTTGGATCTGGGATCTCATCAGCATTTAACTTCTTCACCTTCTACGTGGTAGTTCAAACAGGACCTTATATGTTCCGTAGCCTCACAACACCAATAACATTTGCAATTTACGGCGCTGTAGCATTCCTGGGTGGTATCTTCCTTGTCTTCTTCCTCCCAGAAACACGCAATAAAACATTGCAAGAGATCGAGGAGACCTACATGAGGTGGAAAGACAAATCCCAACCgtag
- the LOC129792620 gene encoding cell division cycle protein 20 homolog: MSQFTYMNDIANICGLDGDLTRGPMPRWQKKLETSSNNSSFLNNSKLSVSYNNVCSGNSAAASHKTPNKKTPGKKTPSGKSSGRKTTPGSKERSKTPTGGDRFIPSRVNSNFELGHYAIAKEHQKEAEEGDSAPDNAKRVASMGEQKKLLTEAIQGATGEGGSQRILSYHVKAPSAPDSHQNPLKVVYSTKTPISTKSGTRYIPHAPERILDAPDIINDYYLNLMDWSQSNVVTIALGNCIYLWNASNGKTDQLLEYDEGEHACSLSWIQGGNILAVGNNSGAVELWDCTVKKRLRVMSSHENRVGVLAWNSHIVTSGSRNGIIVNHDVRTRNHCVNRLNGHTQEVCGLRWSPDGRHLASGGNDNLVNVWPVVAGSHHSADQPLYTFSEHHAAVRALAWCPWAPNILASGGGTADRCIKFWNVNNGNLMDSVDSKSQVCALLFSSTYKELISAHGYVNNQLTIWKYPSMSRQAELTGHTARVLQMAMSPDGSTVISASADETLRLWNCFAPDPNQAKKGKASSSVISQSVLRASIR; the protein is encoded by the exons atgtcccaATTCACTTATATGAACGatattgcaaatatttgtgGACTTGACGGTGATTTAACGCGTGGCCCAATGCCGAGGTGGCAGAAGAAGCTGGAGACATCCTCCAACAATTCCAGCTTCCTCAACAATTCCAAGCTTTCCGTCTCATACAACAATGTATGTTCCGGAAACTCTGCTGCTGCATCGCATAAGACTCCAAATAAAAAGACTCCGGGCAAGAAAACTCCCTCCGGGAAGTCATCAGGACGGAAAACAACTCCTGGGTCAAAGGAACGTTCAAAGACTCCAACCGGTGGGGATCGCTTTATTCCGAGCAGAGTGAATTCAAATTTTGAGCTTGGGCACTATGCTATTGCCAAGGAGCACCAGAAGGAAGCTGAGGAGGGGGATTCAGCTCCGGACAATGCAAAACGTGTGGCATCCATGGGAGAACAGAAGAAACTGCTGACGGAAGCTATTCAGGGAGCCACAGGAGAGGGAGGATCGCAGCGTATTCTGTCGTACCATGTGAAGGCACCCTCTGCTCCGGACAGTCATCAGAATCCCCTGAAGGTCGTGTACTCCACGAAGACACCCATATCGACGAAGAGTGGTACGAGGTACATTCCACATGCTCCTGAACGTATTCTCGATGCACCGGACATCATCAATGATTACT ATCTCAATCTAATGGATTGGAGTCAGAGCAATGTTGTGACGATTGCTCTTGGAAATTGCATTTATCTGTGGAATGCATCAAATGGGAAAACAGATCAATTGCTGGAGTACGATGAGGGTGAACACGCGTGTTCACTTTCTTGGATTCAGGGTGGAAATATCCTTGCTGTGGGCAATAATTCGGGTGCTGTTGAGCTGTGGGATTGCACAGTTAAGAAGAGATTGCGCGTGATGAGTAGTCATGAGAATCGTGTTGGTGTTCTAGCGTGGAATTCGCACATTGTCACATCAGGCAGCCGCAATGGTATCATTGTGAATCACGATGTCCGTACGCGAAATCATTGCGTAAATCGCTTAAATGGGCACACGCAGGAAGTCTGTGGATTGCGTTGGTCGCCAGATGGACGACATTTAGCAAGTGGGGGCAATGATAATCTCGTGAATGTGTGGCCAGTTGTGGCAGGGAGCCATCATTCTGCAGATCAACCACTTTACACATTCAGTGAGCACCATGCAGCTGTGAGGGCGCTAGCTTGGTGCCCATGGGCTCCCAATATTCTTGCATCGGGTGGTGGTACCGCAGATCGATGCATTAAATTTTGGAATGTTAACAACGGGAATCTTATGGATTCGGTCGATTCGAAATCTCAa GTTTGTGCTCTACTCTTCTCATCAACGTACAAGGAACTCATTTCAGCCCATGGCTATGTCAATAATCAGTTGACAATATGGAAATATCCCTCAATGTCACGCCAGGCTGAACTTACGGGGCACACAGCTCGTGTCCTACAAATGGCAATGTCTCCTGATGGGAGCACGGTGATTAGTGCTAGTGCTGATGAGACTCTACGCCTATGGAATTGTTTTGCTCCTGACCCGAATCAGGCTAAGAAGGGAAAGGCAAGTTCCTCCGTCATTTCCCAGAGTGTACTACGTGCCAGCATTAGATAA
- the LOC129792652 gene encoding ras association domain-containing protein 10 yields MAPQNSTLLHENVVDSASDLSRYSPILPHGRPQESPLRKKSICTSTTAIQPDSYDEIPIWICGEPRYISGINEATTCQDLIEALIEDELKTTSIDVSVSRDAEDYVITEKWRSVEQPLTSDTLILPLWQAWGAARNEVKFRLKIARKANEETMKKKKKYKRLKKLIGRVLNQGKIIQEHLEAFDEKNQNGKKILMETFLEDTSKALKKIQLKDDCDDMDSGIHSVAQKLEKATKSSTSAKKIRDFAIPPEFKKASLQFDTIRKEILAKMFDLKTLLHREEELIDLLEAKNQQFHRENGIYCDTTPKSRKHVERVQKNLQECTEEIVKAEDELFKTKLEIEETHVIIEDLRSMMVDSDVVSGFGEDQFQKLFMEHAFADNINEFCDKNDTIVV; encoded by the exons ATGGCGCCGCAAAACTCAACATTATTACACGAAAACGTCGTTGATTCAGCCTCAGACTTGAGTCGCTACAGTCCAATTTTACCCCATGGCCGACCACAAGAAAGtccattgaggaaaaaatcaatatgcaCCTCAACTACAGCCATTCAg cCTGATTCTTATGATGAAATTCCCATTTGGATCTGCGGGGAGCCTCGATATATTTCGGGTATCAATGAAGCCACTACTTGTCAGGATTTAATAGAAGCTCTAATTGAGGATGAACTGAAAACCACCTCTATTG ATGTTTCAGTTTCACGTGATGCCGAGGATTACGTGATAACGGAAAAATGGCGTTCTGTGGAGCAGCCATTAACGTCCGATACGCTAATTCTACCATTGTGGCAGGCATGGGGTGCAGCCAGGAATGAG GTGAAATTCAGGTTGAAAATTGCTCGAAAAGCCAACGAGGAgacaatgaaaaagaagaaaaaatacaagagactgaaaaaattaattggaagaGTTTTGaatcaaggaaaaattattcaagaacATTTGGAGgcttttgatgaaaaaaatcagaatggTAAAAAAATCCTCATGGAAACTTTTCTGGAAGACACGTCGAAAGCTCTCAAGAAGATACAACTGAAAGATGATTGCGATGATATGGATAGCGGGATTCATTCTGTTGCTCAGAAACTtgaaaaagccacaaaatcTTCCACTTCTgccaaaaaaattagagatttTGCAATTCCTCCGGAATTTAAAAAAGCTTCATTGCAATTTGATACAATAAGGAAAGAAATATTGGCTAAAATGTTCGACCTTAAGACCCTATTGCATCGCGAAGAGGAGCTCATTGATCTTCTTGAGGCGAAAAATCAGCAATTTCATCGCGAAAATGGCATTTACTGCGATACAACGCCCAAATCGCGAAAACACGTTGAAAGagttcagaaaaatcttcaagaatgCACGGAGGAAATTGTCAAAGCTGAAGATGAATTATTCAAGACAAAGCTGGAAATTGAAGAAACTCACGTTATTATCGAAGATCTGAGAAGCATGATGGTTGATAGTGATGTAGTGAGTGGCTTTGGGGAGGATcaattccaaaaattattcatggaACACGCCTTTGCTGAcaatattaatgaattttgtgataaaaatgaCACAATagttgtataa